The Anaerolineales bacterium region CTCTGCGCCGTATTGGCCCACAGACGCCGCCGTCTCTTCCAACTCGGGGCGCAATTGGGCGTGCAAGAAAGCAGCGCGCTCGAGCTCAAAGTTGTTGAGGCGTTGTGTTTCGTTAGCGCGTTGTAGCAGTTCTTCGTATGTAACGATTTCACCAGTCGGCATGACAATACTGCGAACGCGATAATCAGTTCGCACTAGCTCTGCACCAGTTATCTGTAGCGCGCGATCAAGATCCACGACAGCCTTTGTCATATCTCCAAACTGGCGCACCGGCCCTGCCAATGCGTCGCCGGCCTTCTGAGCTTGCAGGTTGTAGTACTCTTTTAATTGGGTGATCAGATATTCGTAACCACTGGCAGCATCCTTTGTCAGCCCACCCGTCTGCTCCAACATCTCATTGCCGTCTTCCAGCACAGCATTCAGCAGGATTTGGCGTTTCGTTGCGTCGTCCACGGAATCCGCCGCCACACCATTCGCATCCGCCCACTCCTGCACGCGCCCACTCAGGTTGGTGACGATACCCAGGTTGTCCAAGATGAGCGGCGACATACGCCCGATACCCGTAACAATGTCATTGAAGGCTTGTGTTGTAGACAAGCCCATCGCCCGGCCACGAACAGCAGCCACCTCCAACAACTTCGCCATCTTGTCCGCGTCATTGGTCACGCCCAGCAGCATGGCGCGATTGCTTGAAAGAATTAGGTCGTTACTTGTAACCGTCCCATCAGAAACCGCGCGCAATTTAGACAAAATCACGTCCATGTTTGCGCCATACTGTGCGGCCAAGTTGGCCCCAGCGGTTTCAAGACGCGCCATCTGCGCCCCTTGCTGAGCAAAGTCGAAGCCCTTCTTCAAGGTGTAGATAGCGCCGGTTATTTTGGCGATATTGATGAGACTGGCCGCGCCGAACTGGTCAAACTGCTTGCCACCCTGCTGCAAGCCCGTCTTGACTTCGCCCATACCCTGTTTGAAGCCACGCGTTTCAGCACCTATTTGAGCGAACAATGAGGCAATCATGGTCGCCATCAAATCACCTCCGCGGTATAATGAATACGGGCTAGTTGCGACCTCATGAATCGCAACGAAAAGATGGACTTCCTGACCATCCTGCCCCAACCATCAATCAGGACTGCTGCAGGAGGCAGACGATGCCCGTTTCTTCTATTTGCGAAGTTTGCAAAAAAGTCTTTCAGCACAAAAAATACAACAAGGGAAAAACAAGACGCTTTTGTTCGAACGCGTGCTATTACAAAATCCACAAAATCCCGCAGGGATTTTGCAAAAATTGCAACAAACTGTTTAAGCAACGCGCTCTTCACGGCAGGCAAAAGTTTTGCACTCGTGCTTGCAGATGGGAATTTGAACGCAAGAAAACGCCGACTACTGTCTGCGAACATTGCGGAGTAAAGTTTTCCCGATCTGCAAGCATCTTCAAATACAACGCTGTTCGCTTTTGTTCTGTAAGTTGTGCCGAAGCCAGCGGTTACCGCAAAACCACACCCCGATACACCGTCCCGCGCAAAATCACAAAATGCGGAAACTGTGGGGCGGACTTTGAACATCGCTCCACGGAACGCAGGACGTACTGCTCGCAGGCGTGCGCAGGGACGCTTGGCAGAGTGCGCAATCCGTCTTACCGCAGGCTGAAAACCAAGGGATGGGTGCGCCTCAGACTCGAAATCATCGAGCGCGATCGGTGCTGCCGGGTTTGCGGTTCTACAAAGAGACTGGCAGTCCACCATGTCATTCCGTGGCGCATCAGCCACGATGACAGTCCGTCCAATCTCGTAACCCTCTGCAACTCCTGCCATCCGCGAGTTGAAAGCGGACTTGTTTCGCTCTAATGTTGCTATTTGTAAACACTTCCTTTGACCTTCGCCAATCCGTCTTGAACTGAACGGTATTCACGAAGATCGCCCAAACTCAGGTTATCCACCTGCTCCAGGCTCCAGCCGAATTTTTCAACAAAGTGCCAGCGCCAATACTCCTCTGGCACAACATCGCCTACGGCGTCGCTTCCTGGCTCGTACTGTCCGTGTTTGAGGCCCCAGTAAATTCGCTTACTGAGGCTTTCGTCAAAGGGGCGTAGGCGCCATCCCAAAACGCAGTTGCCACTTGTCGCCACTCCTGCCACGAAAGTTCCTCAAACACATGAACATCAACGCCCGTAACCTTCGCCATCACCGCAAAGAGCTTGTCGTCTTTCAGCTTCTTTTCTTCTGTAAGAGCGACAAACTCCTTGCGGGAGATTTTGTAGAAGTCGAACGTGATCTCAGTACCGTTCTGCAGCTTCATGGCTTACCAGGTGCCGTAATCCAGCGCGCCGTTGCCCTGGAAGTCGCAGCTCAGCTCAACAACATCGGCGTAAGGCATGTTCACCACGCCACCGCCAGAGATGGCCGCGCCGCTGTACTTGCGCTTGCCCGCGGCAGTGCCTTCGGGGCCAACAATCAGGGTGCCTTGTGTGCCCGATTTCAGCGCATCTTCCAGCGCAGTGCCACCCACCGGCTGCAGCAGAGAAATGCTGCTCGTCCAACTTTTGATGCCGGCCAGGAACGTGCTCCACTCATCCGCGGCGGCAGTAGTGTCTACATTGTTGTTGACGGGAGTGATATTGACCGTGCGCTGATTACCCGTCAGGGTCACCGTGCCACCGCTGTAAATCCATTGGGCAAAAGTGTTATTGCCCTTGAACGTCAAAGTGCTTGCCATATCCTTTCTTGCTCCTTTATTTGTCGTACTGCAGGCGGTACATCCCGCCTACATGCCAAAATTTCTGTCCTGCTTCGTCTACTTCAACAGTTTCAAAATCCGTCTCACGCGCCAGCCAGAACGTAGAGTTCCAGCCGCTCACAGTCAACGGACCGCTCAACATCAAACTTTCTGCATACGCATCAGCACTCCCCGCGTCGGCTTTCGATACATTCGATACAGCCTTGACGCGCACTACCTGGTTCTTCCTGCGGACAGGGGTAATGTGCTCATCCCCGCCGCCCTGAATTCCGAATTCCACAAACCGCTTCACGCCATCCTTCGCCAGTAACGTGTAGATATGCGTGCCGCCCAAATGCGCCGTGAGGGCTGTTCCCCCCGCCAGCCGCGTGTACACCGCAGCATCTAAGGCGTTCACGGTTTCGCCACCTTCGCCAGCCGCTGAACATGAGGCTGGCGCTCACTCTCCACCGACGGCACCATGAACGGATGTGCCGCCATCTTGTATGTGCCTGTTTCGTTGAAAATGCCGTACTCCACACCGTCGCGCACCACCCACGCGCCCGGCGTTGCCCCGGCATCAAGAAACTCGCTCTCCGGCTCAGCCTTGATGCTGGCGCTCAGCGCTCCCGTTTCATACGGCGCGGCCATCGCCGCCTTGCCCTGAACAGCAAAGGCGGTCTGGCTGTTGGCCTGCTCAACGGTCATATCCGCATTGGAGACAAGCGCGTCCAAGACCTTCGTATCCAACTTGACGCTCACGCCACCATCTCCACAGTTGCCCGCACACAGTCTTTCCAGGACTTGTCGCTATTCACCTCGGTCACGTTGTAAGTAAGGCCGTTGTGCTCCACGCGGTTATCAGTCGTCAGAGCGGTGTTGTACGGCACAGTCAGCACCCATTCGCCATAGGCGCGGATTGCTCCGCCCGCCATGCGCTCATTACCGGAGCGGCGGTCAAGGCGGCAGGTCGCCGTCCCCGATGCGCTCCACGTTTCCGTCTGCCCGCCCATACCATCCGGCGCGGTCGTCAGCGTTTTGATAACGCAGGTGTCCGGCAGCAGCTCGGCAATCGTGGCGCGCATGTCTGCCAACTCGGCAGCGGTCAGCGTCATACGAAGATCTCCACAGTCTCGCCGCCATTCTGCTGCTCGTAGTGTTCGGCCATCTTCAAGGCCATCTCCACTAGCTGACTGCGTTTCACGCTGTGTCCATCGGTTGCGAAGTCAAACTTGCTTGAAGCATGTGCCGCTTTCATGCGCCACACATCCGCAGCCGCAGCGTTCATGCTGAACGCGCGTCCAGTCAAATAGCGCGCCGAGCCGCCCTGGTCGGTCGTGAACGTAACCACGCCTTTTGCGTAGTCCACGCTATACAGAGCCGTTCCAATCTCGGCGCCCTGCCCGTCTTTGATGGTTACGGCACTCTCCAGGTCAGTGAAGCCAGAGAGGTACTCCTTATATTCGTAGCCGCCTACCACCTGCACCTGCACGGCTTGCATCTCTACGCCGCGAATGTTTACGCAATGGCGATCAAGAGCGGCCTGCATATGATCATCTGACCAGTACGGCGCGTTGGCAATGCTGTAGTCCGCTGTACCTGCATCGGTGAGCCCGCGCAGATCGAGTACGCGGTCAGTCATGCTCGGCCTCACTTCGCCACCTCCAGCGTTTCAAATGCATCTTCGGGAAGGTTGAACGGCAGCCAATGCCCCGTTCCAGCACCTTCACGCAGGGAGTCATAGCGCGCAGCAAGAGCCTTGCGCTCCACATAGCTCTTGACCAGAAACTTGTGATGCAGGATGTGAACATTCGCCACCCGCCCCGCCCCAAACGGCGAACCGTCATGCACTTGCTTGCGCCCGCCCGCCTTTTCTTTGACGGTCAGGCGGGTTTGTATATCGGGGTACAGTGGAGGATTAGTCAGATAGCCGTCTCTCCACAAGTGCTTGCGGGGGAAGCTCCACACATCCGACTGCGTGTATTCGCCGGAATAAAGCCAAAGCATCATCTCCGCGCTAATAAGCTCATCGTCGTCAATGCGCAGAATATAGTCGCCAGAACAAACAGAAGCAGCCTCGTCAAGCACGCTTTCAATCGAACCGTTGCTCTTAACGAGGTAATGCATGGAATTTGCTCCAAGCTTTGGTATTGCTGACAAGCGCGCCGCAATCTCCGCATCTGCGCCTGCGAGAAAGTCTCCATCGTGCGCAACGACAAACTCCGCTCCCAGCGCAGCCGCCTGAACAGAGGTGTCGGCAAGAAACTCGGCCGCATGCGGCTCGCCCTTAGTTACGCAAAGCAAGGACAGCGTCATAGCTGGTCGCCTCCCGTAGCAAGGGCCACTCACGCGGCCATTTCTCGCTCAGCACGGCATCCATCTCTGCCCGTGCTTCGCGGTGATATTCGTCAACACTCATCCCGTGTACTCCGGCCTTGTAGCCGTGGTTCTCGCTCACTTCCATAACCACGTCATCCGCCACCAGTCCATGCTTGCCTTGTGCGATTGCTTTCAAACTGGTGTCGTAGTCCGTTCCCCAGTTGTAGGTGAGGCGCGGGTCAAAACGGCTGTTTGCGTCAAACCACTCCGCCAGGTACATCCCAGCCCCGCCCAAATGCCGCGTGACGCCAGCCTTTGCCAGCGCGGTATGCGGCCAGCGGGTTGCTCCTTCGTAGCGCGGCGAGACGTACACGCAATCCCCGCTCAGTTTCTCAACCATCCCCTGCACGCCAGCCATCAACTTGAACTGCAATGACGTTGTGAGAAACCAGTAAGCGTAATATTTTTCGCCGCTCACCGCCGCCAAGCCATCGGCGTAAGCAAGGCCAGCAAGGTAAGCATGGGTGAGGCGCACATTCTTGCGCAGCTTCACAGTCGTATTCACCGGTGGGAAGCCACGCGAGCCGTTATCCACCACGATCACGTCAATGCCATCAATCACAGAAAAAGCCCGCGAGAGCGCATTGGCGCGTTCGGACAGGTTGTGGTTGGCGATAATCGCGGCAACCTTATTTGCGGGCATAAATCTCCATCATTGAGCCAGGCCAGGCGAATTTCACTTTCACACCAAACAGCCGCAGCACAAACTTCACCAGATCCATCACGGGGTTCGCATACGGCGTTCCCCAATACGGCTTGACCACCTCAATGTCTTTCAAGCCGAGATTCTTCAAAATGTTCGCCAGCATCTTGTCGCTGGGGATTACAAAGTTGCGCGGCGCATCCAGCGCAGGCAAGTCACCAAACAGCTTGTAGACAAGGCTGTTCGTGTTTGGCGTGGCGAGGAATGCGATCAATGCGCCTGGCTTCATTTCTTCGATACACTCCCGCAACATCCCCATCGGTTCGTCAAGGTGCTGGAACGTACCGCGCCAGACAACTAAATCCCACTCCATCGGGATACCGGCATCCACCGCTCTGATTCCGCGCTTCGCTGCTTGGCGAAATGCGTACTCGCTAACTTCTGTTCCGAATTTTTCCCAAGCGGCAAAATGCTCGGCCAGAAAATCGCCAATGCCGCAGCCTACATCCAACACGCTACCGGATGCCACAGACAGCCGCGCCTTGATACGGGCGGCCTCCTGCGCCTTCATGGCCTTGCGCCTCGGGTCATCCGCATACGCATGGCCGATGAAGTAGCTAGCGGGATACAGGCTGGCTGTCATCCCCCGCCTTCACTTGGCGACCCTTCGGGCTTTCTGCAACTAGCGGCTTGTTATTGCCGCGCAATTTGAGGATTTCGTTGCGTGCCGCTTCCTCTCGCGGTGTTCGCACTACGTTGCCGTAGAGCAGTTCTTCAATAAGCTGTTCGTGTAAAGTCATGCGACCTCTCCTTGTGCATCAGAGATCATCTTTTCAAGTCGCCCAACAAGTATTTCGAGCTGAGCAACAAGCATGTCGCCATCAACCCTGACTGTCACATCGGGGAATTTCCCCTGCTTCTTGGCACGCTCCAACTCCTCGCGCACAATTTTGCGCACCTGCTCTTCGCTTATGTTGGGCGGTGGATATGTCCACGACCAAGCGCTTTTTCCGCAGCCGCAACCAGTTCCGCAACCACAGGGGCGATAACCTGGCGCATAGCCTCCATTTACATACATATCAACTCCTTACCTGCGTCTCTTCTTCCTGCTTTTCTTGCTTTCGCGCTCAATGCGTGTTTCCAGCGCGCTCAGCACCGGCTTCCAATAGCTCTCTGTCACCACGTCAGCGTCATACGCCAGCGCACCTTCACG contains the following coding sequences:
- a CDS encoding HNH endonuclease gives rise to the protein MPVSSICEVCKKVFQHKKYNKGKTRRFCSNACYYKIHKIPQGFCKNCNKLFKQRALHGRQKFCTRACRWEFERKKTPTTVCEHCGVKFSRSASIFKYNAVRFCSVSCAEASGYRKTTPRYTVPRKITKCGNCGADFEHRSTERRTYCSQACAGTLGRVRNPSYRRLKTKGWVRLRLEIIERDRCCRVCGSTKRLAVHHVIPWRISHDDSPSNLVTLCNSCHPRVESGLVSL
- a CDS encoding phage head closure protein; the protein is MTLTAAELADMRATIAELLPDTCVIKTLTTAPDGMGGQTETWSASGTATCRLDRRSGNERMAGGAIRAYGEWVLTVPYNTALTTDNRVEHNGLTYNVTEVNSDKSWKDCVRATVEMVA
- a CDS encoding glycosyltransferase family 2 protein, which encodes MTLSLLCVTKGEPHAAEFLADTSVQAAALGAEFVVAHDGDFLAGADAEIAARLSAIPKLGANSMHYLVKSNGSIESVLDEAASVCSGDYILRIDDDELISAEMMLWLYSGEYTQSDVWSFPRKHLWRDGYLTNPPLYPDIQTRLTVKEKAGGRKQVHDGSPFGAGRVANVHILHHKFLVKSYVERKALAARYDSLREGAGTGHWLPFNLPEDAFETLEVAK
- a CDS encoding class I SAM-dependent methyltransferase, giving the protein MTASLYPASYFIGHAYADDPRRKAMKAQEAARIKARLSVASGSVLDVGCGIGDFLAEHFAAWEKFGTEVSEYAFRQAAKRGIRAVDAGIPMEWDLVVWRGTFQHLDEPMGMLRECIEEMKPGALIAFLATPNTNSLVYKLFGDLPALDAPRNFVIPSDKMLANILKNLGLKDIEVVKPYWGTPYANPVMDLVKFVLRLFGVKVKFAWPGSMMEIYARK